The genomic region TATATCATGTGGATGTTAAGCAGAGATATAGTACATGGAATCGGGGATGGTACATTCCTTCCCAATGGCACAGTAACAAGGGCAGAATTTGCAAAAATGATGGTTAGGACTCTTGAACTTGAGACTTTTACACCCAAAGAACCAACTTTTGCAGATGTGAATAAAAAAGATTGGGAATATCCTTACGTTGAGTCATCAAAAAATTATCTTACATACTATAAGACATCAACGGGTAATTATTTCAAGCCATCACAGCCATCTGTCAGGGAAGACATGGCGGTAGCTCTTGTCAAAGCATTGGGATATCAGAATGAAGCTATTGATGAAAGTATTCTTAACCAATTTGCTGATGTAAATGAAATAACACCCAGCCTCAGAAAGTATGTGGCAATAGCTGTAAAGTATGGCCTTATGAAGGGATATCCTGAAAATGATAAGCTTTATTTCGGCCCAATGAAAAATTTAACCCGTGCAGAGGCTGCCACATTGCTTTATAGAGCCTTTGTAGTAAAGGAAGAAAAAGTGCCTTACGAGGAAGATAAACTTCCATATGAAGAGGATGATGAGGAAGATAACTATACAAAGCCAGAAGTTAGTCTTTCTGTAGAAAATGGAGTTCAGATATTAAGATGGAATAAAATTGACTCCAAAAATTTCAAGGAATACAGAGTTGTAATATCTAAAAATGACTCCACTCCAGATATAGAAGACGGTTATCTGCATAGATTT from Clostridiaceae bacterium harbors:
- a CDS encoding S-layer homology domain-containing protein, coding for MKKTVRRLISILICLTLILCSSIPAFAANDNKSKANEKVNVKIDVKVNNKSFKDVKEDHWAYKYIMWMLSRDIVHGIGDGTFLPNGTVTRAEFAKMMVRTLELETFTPKEPTFADVNKKDWEYPYVESSKNYLTYYKTSTGNYFKPSQPSVREDMAVALVKALGYQNEAIDESILNQFADVNEITPSLRKYVAIAVKYGLMKGYPENDKLYFGPMKNLTRAEAATLLYRAFVVKEEKVPYEEDKLPYEEDDEEDNYTKPEVSLSVENGVQILRWNKIDSKNFKEYRVVISKNDSTPDIEDGYLHRFTDPNRTFAIINNLEKYTGGDFGNYLTKGVNYYITVIAVYSDKILTGNVLQFQYNGTENPELYVAPVVTASEENGKLVLRWNQIDSPNFVGYRVVASKSDSSLNYPDNGYLYAISDRTKNYAVIDNKTAYTNGDFGKYFVKGENTILALLLFTVTKLLKVM